One window from the genome of Cricetulus griseus strain 17A/GY chromosome 2, alternate assembly CriGri-PICRH-1.0, whole genome shotgun sequence encodes:
- the Ankrd34b gene encoding ankyrin repeat domain-containing protein 34B, with protein sequence MDEGTEVSTDGNSLIKAVHQSRLRLTRLLLEGGAYINESNDRGETPLMIACKTKHIDQQSVGRAKMVKYLLENSADPNIQDKSGKSALMHACLERAGPEVVSLLLKSGADLSLQDHSGYSALVYAINAEDRDTLKVLLSACQAKGKEVIIITTAKSPSGRHTTQQYLNMPPADMDESHLPATPSEIDIKTASLPLSCSSETDLTLFGFKDKAFSGSSDTTWDPDSPRQKPVMTTNGPKLSQAGPAWIKSPPSLKHQARVASLQEELQDITPEEEIAYKTTALALSKRFITRHQSIDVKDTAHLLRAFDQANSRKMSYDEINYHSLFPEGNQPCIEIPNDQDPDSNQTLFASTLKSIVQKRNSGANHYSSDSQLSEGITPPNLEDGKAGKKKIFAPSPSLLTGSKEVMETVPPGALSRRNHAVLERRGSGAFPIDHSLVQSRPGFLPPLNVNPHPPITDVGVNNKICSLLSCGQKVLMPTVPGFPKEFKSKKMLLRRQSLQTEQIKQLVNF encoded by the coding sequence ATGGATGAAGGCACAGAAGTCTCCACTGATGGAAATTCCCTGATCAAAGCTGTCCATCAGAGCCGGCTTCGCCTCACAAGACTTTTGCTCGAAGGTGGTGCTTACATCAACGAGAGCAATGACCGTGGCGAAACACCTTTAATGATTGCTTGTAAGACCAAACACATTGACCAGCAGAGCGTTGGTAGAGCCAAGATGGTTAAATACCTTCTAGAGAACAGTGCTGACCCCAACATCCAGGACAAATCTGGGAAAAGCGCTCTGATGCACGCATGCTTGGAAAGAGCGGGCCCGGAAGTGGTTTCCTTGCTGCTCAAGAGTGGGGCTGACCTCAGCTTGCAGGACCATTCTGGCTACTCAGCTCTGGTGTATGCTATAAATGCAGAAGACAGAGATACCCTCAAAGTCCTCCTTAGTGCTTGCCAGGCGAAAGGAAAAGAGGTCATTATCATAACCACAGCAAAGTCACCCTCTGGGAGGCATACCACCCAGCAGTACCTCAACATGCCTCCCGCAGACATGGATGAGAGCCATCTGCCAGCCACGCCTTCAGAAATTGACATCAAGACAGCCTCCTTGCCACTCTCATGTTCTTCAGAGACGGACCTGACACTTTTTGGCTTTAAAGATAAGGCATTTTCTGGAAGCAGTGATACTACCTGGGACCCAGACTCTCCTCGGCAGAAGCCTGTGATGACCACCAACGGGCCCAAATTATCCCAAGCTGGTCCAGCCTGGATCAAGAGTCCCCCATCATTAAAGCACCAGGCCAGAGTGGCCTCCTTGCAAGAGGAGCTCCAAGATATCACTCCAGAGGAAGAAATAGCCTACAAAACCACCGCGCTGGCACTGTCTAAGCGATTCATCACTAGACACCAGAGCATTGACGTAAAAGACACGGCACACTTACTCAGGGCCTTTGACCAGGCTAACTCCAGGAAGATGTCATATGATGAAATAAATTACCATTCTTTGTTTCCAGAAGGAAACCAGCCATGCATAGAAATTCCCAATGACCAGGACCCAGACTCTAACCAGACCCTATTTGCCTCCACTTTAAAAAGTATAGTTCAAAAGCGAAACTCAGGGGCCAATCACTATAGCTCCGATTCTCAGCTCTCAGAGGGTATTACTCCTCCAAACTTAGAAGACGgcaaagcaggaaagaaaaaaatcttcgcTCCATCTCCTTCCTTGCTAACAGGGTCCAAAGAAGTAATGGAGACTGTCCCTCCGGGCGCCCTGAGCAGGAGGAACCATGCAGTTTTAGAAAGGCGAGGCTCTGGGGCTTTCCCCATTGATCACAGCCTCGTGCAGAGCAGACCCGGGTTTCTGCCACCCTTAAATGTAAATCCTCACCCTCCCATCACAGATGTCGGTGTCAACAACAAGATCTGCAGCCTGCTTTCCTGTGGCCAAAAAGTGCTTATGCCAACGGTTCCTGGTTTCCCGAAGgaattcaaaagcaaaaaaatgttGTTGAGGAGGCAGTCACTGCAGACAGAACAAATTAAGCAATTAGTAAATTTTTAA